From one Reyranella humidisoli genomic stretch:
- the hfq gene encoding RNA chaperone Hfq, whose protein sequence is MSEKAQNVQDVFLNHLRKNKTPVTIFLVNGVKLQGIVTWFDNFSVLLRRDGHSQLVYKHAISTIMPVTPVQLFDGDKADAG, encoded by the coding sequence ATGAGCGAAAAGGCACAGAACGTTCAGGACGTCTTCCTGAACCACCTTCGGAAGAACAAGACTCCGGTCACGATCTTCCTCGTGAACGGCGTGAAGCTGCAAGGCATCGTCACGTGGTTCGACAACTTCTCGGTGCTGCTGCGCCGCGACGGTCACTCGCAGCTTGTCTACAAGCATGCGATCTCGACCATCATGCCGGTCACGCCGGTGCAGCTGTTCGACGGGGACAAGGCCGACGCAGGCTGA
- a CDS encoding HAD family hydrolase, which yields MSRPAGLEPPRAVLFDWDNTLVNTWPTIVECYRDTFTALGLTPWTSAEVQDRAHGSLRELFPALFGPRAAEAEKVFYDTFLRIHLERLEPLDGAADLLAHCHAKGCYVAIVSNKVGDNLRAEVAHLGWGQWIAKAVGARDAARDKPAPDPIYLALDGTGIAPDENVWMVGDTQADLKSAHAAGCLPVLVGGAEQLTAALLEHPPRLRARNCHELVALL from the coding sequence GTGAGCCGGCCGGCCGGTCTTGAGCCTCCGCGCGCGGTTCTCTTCGACTGGGACAACACGCTGGTCAACACCTGGCCGACGATCGTCGAGTGTTACCGCGACACCTTCACGGCGCTGGGCCTGACGCCCTGGACGTCGGCCGAAGTGCAGGACCGCGCCCACGGCTCGTTGCGCGAGTTGTTCCCGGCGCTGTTCGGTCCGCGCGCGGCCGAGGCGGAAAAGGTTTTCTACGACACGTTCCTGCGCATCCACCTGGAGCGGCTGGAGCCGCTCGACGGCGCCGCCGACCTGTTGGCGCACTGCCATGCCAAGGGCTGCTACGTGGCCATCGTCAGCAACAAGGTGGGCGACAACCTGCGCGCCGAGGTAGCCCATCTCGGCTGGGGCCAATGGATCGCCAAGGCCGTGGGCGCGCGCGACGCGGCCCGCGACAAACCAGCGCCGGACCCCATCTATCTGGCACTCGACGGCACGGGAATTGCCCCTGACGAGAACGTGTGGATGGTCGGTGACACCCAGGCCGATCTCAAAAGTGCGCATGCGGCAGGGTGTCTTCCGGTCCTGGTGGGAGGCGCAGAGCAACTGACTGCGGCCCTCCTGGAACATCCGCCGAGACTGCGCGCGCGTAATTGTCATGAGTTGGTGGCATTGCTTTGA
- the ntrX gene encoding nitrogen assimilation response regulator NtrX produces MAHDILIVDDERDICTLIAGILEDEGHTARRAHNSTEAIEAVRQRRPALVILDVWLQGSELDGLQILEVIRREDPPIPVVMISGHGTIDTAVSAIKNGAYDFIEKPFKADRLLLVVDRAIEADKLKRENLALRRRAGGEVTFVGSSSDAANVRAQIERVAPTGSRVLVTGASGSGKETAARLIHQGSKRADGPFVVVNCSTLPTERLEIELFGTDGETAADTLRVSGAFEMAHGGTLVLKEVADLPLPLQSRLVRLLQEQSYARDGGKTKVEIDVRVLSTTARDLQAEIAAGNFREELFHRLNVVSLRVPPLSERREDIPELAQDLLKRVADATGLPPRSIGEDTQAALQGHDWPGNVRQLRNVIERLLILAPPGGAPIRADVLPNDVSEDAPSVLRWEKGGEIMQLPLREAREVFEREYLLAQVTRFGGNISRTATFVGMERSALHRKLKSLGLHGGAPEGGAEPPV; encoded by the coding sequence ATGGCCCACGATATTCTGATCGTCGACGACGAACGCGATATCTGCACGCTGATCGCCGGCATCCTCGAAGACGAGGGTCACACCGCGCGCCGTGCCCATAACAGCACCGAAGCGATCGAGGCCGTGCGGCAGCGCCGGCCCGCGCTCGTCATCCTCGACGTATGGCTGCAGGGCAGCGAACTCGACGGACTGCAGATCCTCGAAGTCATCCGCCGTGAGGATCCTCCCATTCCGGTGGTGATGATCAGCGGTCACGGCACCATCGATACCGCGGTCTCGGCCATCAAGAACGGCGCCTACGACTTCATCGAAAAGCCCTTCAAGGCCGACCGGCTGCTGCTCGTGGTCGACCGCGCCATCGAAGCCGACAAGCTGAAGCGCGAGAACCTGGCGCTGCGCCGTCGCGCCGGCGGCGAGGTGACGTTCGTCGGTTCGTCGAGCGATGCCGCCAACGTCCGCGCGCAGATCGAGCGGGTGGCGCCGACCGGCAGCCGCGTCCTCGTCACCGGCGCCTCCGGTTCGGGCAAGGAGACGGCGGCGCGCCTCATCCACCAGGGCTCCAAGCGCGCCGATGGCCCCTTCGTCGTGGTCAACTGCTCGACGCTGCCGACCGAGCGGCTGGAGATCGAACTTTTCGGCACCGACGGCGAGACCGCCGCCGACACGCTGCGCGTCTCCGGCGCCTTCGAGATGGCCCATGGCGGCACGCTCGTCCTCAAGGAAGTAGCCGACCTGCCGCTGCCGCTGCAGAGCCGGCTGGTCCGCCTGCTGCAGGAACAATCCTATGCACGCGACGGCGGCAAGACCAAGGTCGAGATCGATGTGCGCGTCCTCTCGACGACGGCGCGCGACCTGCAGGCGGAGATCGCCGCAGGCAACTTCCGCGAGGAGCTTTTCCATCGCCTGAACGTGGTCAGCCTGCGCGTGCCGCCGCTCAGCGAGCGCCGCGAGGACATTCCCGAACTGGCGCAGGACCTCCTGAAGCGCGTCGCCGACGCGACCGGTCTGCCGCCGCGCTCGATCGGCGAGGACACGCAGGCGGCGCTGCAGGGTCACGACTGGCCGGGCAACGTGCGCCAGTTGCGCAACGTGATCGAGCGGCTGCTGATTCTGGCGCCGCCGGGCGGAGCGCCGATCCGAGCCGACGTGCTGCCCAACGACGTGAGCGAGGATGCACCCTCGGTGCTGCGCTGGGAGAAGGGCGGCGAGATCATGCAGCTGCCGCTGCGCGAGGCGCGCGAGGTGTTCGAGCGCGAATACCTGCTGGCACAGGTCACGCGCTTCGGCGGCAACATTTCACGGACGGCGACCTTCGTCGGCATGGAGCGCTCGGCCTTGCATCGCAAGCTGAAGTCGCTCGGCCTGCACGGCGGAGCGCCCGAGGGCGGCGCCGAGCCGCCGGTCTGA
- the dat gene encoding D-amino-acid transaminase: MARYAYVNGRYVEHREASVHIEDRGYQLADGVYEVVGVRDGKLIDEKPHIDRLDRSLKELRIDWPVSRSALSFIIRELMRKNRLRDGLVYMQVTRGVSRRDHGFPTTPVKPALVLTTKATKHIVADAGAGVAVKSMPDIRWERCDIKTVALLPNVLAKQAAREAGAYEAWLLDEKGCVTEGASTNAWIVTQDGELITRQTDNGILSGITRTTLKTICNSLQLKLVERPFSLEEAKKAKEAFITSATSFVTPVVKIDGEKVADGKVGATARRLREEYVRFSEAGEAVT; the protein is encoded by the coding sequence ATGGCGCGTTATGCCTATGTGAACGGTCGCTACGTCGAGCATCGTGAGGCCAGCGTCCACATCGAGGATCGCGGCTACCAGCTTGCCGACGGCGTCTACGAGGTCGTGGGCGTGCGCGACGGCAAGCTGATTGACGAGAAGCCGCACATCGACCGGCTCGACCGCTCGCTGAAGGAGCTGCGCATTGACTGGCCGGTGTCGCGCAGCGCGCTGAGCTTCATCATCCGCGAGTTGATGCGCAAGAACCGGCTGCGCGACGGGCTGGTCTACATGCAGGTCACGCGCGGCGTCTCGCGGCGCGACCACGGCTTCCCGACCACGCCGGTGAAGCCCGCGCTCGTGCTCACCACCAAGGCGACCAAGCACATTGTGGCCGATGCCGGCGCCGGCGTCGCCGTCAAGAGCATGCCCGACATCCGCTGGGAGCGTTGCGACATCAAGACGGTCGCGTTGCTGCCCAACGTACTGGCCAAGCAGGCCGCGCGCGAGGCCGGTGCCTACGAAGCCTGGCTGCTCGACGAGAAAGGCTGCGTCACCGAGGGTGCCTCGACCAATGCCTGGATCGTGACGCAGGACGGCGAACTGATCACGCGCCAGACCGACAATGGCATCCTGTCCGGCATCACGCGCACCACGCTCAAGACGATCTGCAATTCGCTCCAGCTCAAGCTGGTCGAGCGGCCGTTCAGCCTCGAGGAAGCGAAGAAGGCCAAGGAAGCCTTCATCACCAGTGCCACCTCCTTCGTGACGCCGGTCGTGAAGATCGACGGCGAGAAGGTCGCCGACGGCAAGGTCGGTGCCACGGCGCGCCGTCTGCGCGAGGAGTATGTCCGCTTTTCCGAGGCGGGAGAGGCCGTGACGTGA
- the hflX gene encoding GTPase HflX, producing the protein MIDQFEEDDQEKRTRKPLETVRPATVAAVVCPYMAGPRGRGSDRDSTAKLEEAVGLARAIDLDVRLAQVAPLRQVTPATLIGKGVVARIAAAVEEQGIGLVVVDDKLTPVQQRNLEKAWQTKVIDRTGLILEIFGARARTHEGRLQVELAALDYQRGRLVRSWTHLERQRGGFGFMGGPGESQIEIDRRLIGERIVRIKRDLEAVRKTRQVNRAGRKKARLPTVALVGYTNAGKSTLFNRLSGADVMAKDLLFATLDPTMRSIKLPNGKGCVISDTVGFVSDLPTHLVAAFRATLEEVIEADLIVHVRDISHPDSEQQRLDVEEVLHELGALEEGAGRPFIEALNKIDALPEDMRQVLETRTATGAERARQYPVSALTGEGVDQLMNAIADLLGAAGEAREVSVPLSDGATIAWLYRHGEVRSRRDDGETAWLTVALDEAASAQFERRQLAR; encoded by the coding sequence TTGATCGACCAGTTCGAAGAAGACGACCAGGAAAAGCGCACTCGCAAGCCGTTGGAAACCGTGCGCCCCGCGACGGTGGCTGCGGTCGTGTGTCCCTACATGGCAGGCCCGCGCGGTCGCGGCAGCGATCGCGACAGCACGGCCAAGCTCGAGGAGGCTGTGGGCCTGGCCCGCGCCATCGACCTCGACGTGCGGCTAGCGCAAGTCGCGCCGCTGCGGCAGGTCACGCCGGCGACGCTGATCGGCAAGGGCGTGGTGGCGCGCATTGCCGCGGCGGTCGAGGAGCAGGGCATCGGCCTTGTCGTGGTCGACGACAAGCTTACCCCCGTTCAACAGCGCAACCTGGAGAAGGCCTGGCAGACCAAGGTCATCGACAGGACCGGCCTGATCCTGGAGATATTCGGCGCGCGCGCCCGCACCCATGAAGGCCGGCTGCAGGTCGAACTGGCGGCGCTCGACTACCAGCGTGGCCGCTTGGTGCGCTCGTGGACCCATCTCGAACGCCAGCGCGGCGGCTTCGGCTTCATGGGCGGTCCCGGTGAATCGCAGATCGAGATCGACCGCCGCCTGATCGGCGAGCGCATCGTGCGCATCAAGCGTGACCTCGAAGCTGTACGCAAGACGCGTCAGGTCAATCGCGCCGGCCGCAAGAAGGCGCGGCTGCCGACGGTGGCGCTGGTCGGCTACACCAATGCCGGCAAGTCGACGCTGTTCAACCGGCTGTCCGGCGCCGACGTCATGGCCAAGGACCTGCTGTTTGCCACGCTCGACCCGACCATGCGGTCGATCAAGCTGCCCAACGGCAAGGGCTGCGTGATCTCCGACACGGTGGGCTTCGTTTCGGACCTGCCGACTCATCTCGTGGCCGCCTTCCGCGCGACGCTCGAAGAGGTGATCGAGGCCGACCTGATCGTGCATGTGCGCGACATCTCCCATCCCGACAGCGAGCAGCAGCGCCTCGACGTCGAGGAAGTGCTGCACGAGTTGGGCGCGCTCGAGGAGGGGGCGGGACGTCCCTTCATCGAGGCGCTGAACAAGATCGACGCCCTGCCGGAGGACATGCGGCAGGTGCTGGAAACCCGTACCGCCACGGGCGCCGAGCGCGCCCGCCAGTATCCGGTCTCTGCGTTGACGGGTGAGGGCGTGGACCAGCTCATGAACGCCATCGCGGACCTGCTGGGCGCTGCCGGCGAGGCGCGCGAAGTCTCCGTGCCGCTCTCCGACGGCGCGACCATCGCCTGGCTCTACCGTCACGGCGAGGTCCGCAGCCGCCGCGACGACGGCGAAACCGCCTGGCTGACCGTCGCTCTCGACGAGGCAGCCTCCGCCCAGTTCGAGCGTCGCCAGCTGGCGCGTTGA